The sequence TAACTTTGAGTGACAACGTGGCGTGTCCTTCATCGCCAAATAGGAATTATAAGCAAGTGAAACATAGGAGGTGTTAATTTGAATTCTATAACTCAATAACGACTTCTCGATTCCTATCAATTGTTATATATCAGttcttaaataaaacgaataaaagaaaaatatttaaagattttcatTAGATACGTTAGCTTTTATGACGTTATTAGTTAGCCAAATTGTTTACGCTGAAATGATTAGCGATGACTCATTACCGATCCTTATAGGGCGATGTATCACTGAGAAGGTAAATTCTGcacatattcatattaatattctacAATATCAGTAACTATTGGGAAATTACACACATTACAATTATCAGCTTGACGTAATATGTCGAAAtgttaatcataatttataacataacataatagtttagttttaatatacgaCCAGTTTTACGAGGTGTACATTTGTATATTAAGAAAtgatacaatgaaaaatatatgtttcaagAAAAAATCGgttttaatgtcatttttaaagtcttcttttttttttaaatggattcGTACTATTGACATGAAGTagtaacatttacatttttatatccgCCCGATTTTTACGTAAAAGATGAACAACCTCGGGTCGACAAAGACACTTTAGAAAACtcaataattagtaattttctaaagaatcttattaattttacatattagttatatacattaatacctattatacatttacttggtggtaggctggttgcaatcccgtctgggtaggtactagtTACGGGTGGttctcgtcagatattctaccgccaacagcaatacttactaaTATTGTGTTTCAGTTCGACATGTAAGAGAGCCTGTGTAACTGCAGGGCCAAtgtcataacatattattaccTACGGGTGGTGACACTAGCGCGTCAATGGTCGTTGGTGACCTCTCACCATTAAAATCTTGGCCAAAACGCCTGTCCGCCAAATTAAATGTTGTTTGGGGGGATGATTATTTGAACAATGTTGTCTTCTTCATTAAAACGTCAAATCATTGATaatagaaagagagaaatctATTTCAAACTAAACACTCGCTGAACAACGTTTATAAATAAGGTCGTAAGagaattatatgataaaacGAGATTGCTTTAACGtttacatagatttttttctttgaagttGTTTACTAAAAATGAATTCCCATGAGGCAATTGTGTCTTGTGTAAGAGTTAGAatcattatgatttataaattatcaacgAGTACCTAATTAGAATAGTTTGGAGTTGTAAAGTCGTGTGAAGTAATCGTCTAATTAAATATAcgtctattattaataaataatattaattaattgaaaaggttgtcttaataattacattattatttagtcGGTTTAACCTAAGATTTATCATAGCcaacgatttttatatatacaataaattatgaaagttAATACAACTAAGTAGATAAAGTAAATAAGTccgattttttaatttcgtgtTCTAATTGTTTGCATTTGTGTACATGAACTTGAGTTTGTAGGTGtgtgtttttatgatatactaaGGCAATTCACTagaaggcacaagggacatagcaacTTATCCTATTCCAACCATAGGACGAGTAAAGAAAAACAACTGGAGCCTGAATTGACGTGATATAATATCGAGATATTGAATAATCTATGTTCTGTAATATTATGGGTACCCAAAAGATagcgttttgaaataaaattaaagtgaatataagtGAGATAGtgctgttttaaaaattaaaaatatatatattcaagtactttttttaaaattaaggttATGTAATAGTAAGGATTGTTTATGTCTACTCATTCGATTCACAATTGTTATAGGTTATAATAGGTCCCGTTGTTAACAACGCACTCTTAACGACAAATTAATGACgtttatattaattcttatgcCATTGCTATTagcgaaaaaaattgtaaggCTCGTTTgcctttctaaaataaaacaaaaattgcgTAATCATGAATAACTGATTAAGATTTTTAGTCTGTGGGCGAATGTTAAACGATTTGAAGACGTTTCACAAAATCAAGATGGCGACCAAAATGTTgttcaaaatactttaataccacaactaaaagccattaaactaagaattgaattgaatttctctaatactttaaatttgaagtatTCATAATAACATTTGGGTCAAATTGAATGCATATGCATTAAAGGTCCAAAGTCCAAACAGATAAACCTATATCAAATAAAGTTtcgcattttttataaatatggtcCTAGGAGCTTATGAAGGAAATAATTAGTGTTTCTATGTACTTCAAATTGGAAGGTGTAGTGTGGGCAGACCAATTCGCactcatattattttagtttatagcaTATAATACAACCTGGTGGTATAATTatgcccatctgggtaggtaccacccacccatcacttattttactgccaaacaacaatactgattattgtattttgaattGTGATTTagccagtaactacaggcacaaggggataacattttagttcccaatgttggtggcgcattggtgatgtaaggtatcgCTTAAATGTTTTCGTGTTGGTGACCATAATTATCATCAGggccatttgcttgtccgcctacatttttttataaaatttctgtatagttttattttatttttgttattattattttccattgCATATACCTTTCTGTACCaagcattaaaattaattaattatgtcattaatcatataaaataatactttattactgTTCAACTTATATTAGTACTGTATcccaaagtaattttaatttcttaaatttacgtTCTTATAGTCAAATACTCTAAGTGAAGatacgtaatataaaatattgaatagctTAACATAAGCAAGTCTAGATTAAAAAGAATCTTCAGCTAACATCTCAAGTCGCCTACGCTCTCTTTGAATTATAAGAAACCTTTTGTTTTTCGCAATTTAGAAGTTTTTACCTTTTGTTGTCTATGCTTTATCAAAGACTATAAGTATCACGTACCTATATTTTTCATCTCTTTATAAAttgcattaatataaaaaatacctatatcgAAGTTAATAGAAAAGGTGAATATGCTGAATAGATTAATTGCTTATTTCAATCCGTTTATCTTACCATAGACAACAGAGAACAATGGTTTATTGTTCATACTTTCAGCAATATTCTTTTAGCATTTGTTCCGAAGTTTACAACGAATTGTGACTCTTACTGAAAAATATAACTGTTAATATAgacttaacatttaaatataaatattggccacattataaaatattccgtTCATAACATGAAAGAAGAATTAAtgcctaaaaataatattatatgttaggAAAAGAACCATTATCCCGCTCTTATGCAAATTAATGAGCCTTTATATTGcagaatgtctttatttaataattacctaataatttaacaaattgaaaataaaaaaatcgttttatcaattaatttgtcGGTCTAAAAATTGTTGCAAATGGATTATAGTTTTTATCGTATTAGAAAAACAAAGTATATCGAAAAGTGGATTCATGTTATTCATTTAGTAAGAATGAGTGTAATACTTGGTATATAAGAACAATATATATTGTTCGGATATAATGAATGGGTATAACCGAGTCTAGGTTTACTCAAACGATGTCAGTGATGtcatagttttaaaatgtaacatttagcATTTGTTTGTATAACACATTACGTTGCTAGTGTTGCTACATTGAAGAATTCTCAGCAGTTGCACTATctagtttattgtttatataatatagttcaaAATCTAGTATTTtctaattttacaaaatgtttggCTGTTATAGAGTATGGTAGTTTTAAAActcatctttatattttaaaaataacaaatgttgCAAATGTTTTACTATTGCGTTTtgtatcttaaaattatttttcaaagatttacatttttgcttttattttttctattcgtTAATACTGTCAATatgaataaagtttcatattaatttcttgaattataaaaaaaaactgtgctaaaatatttaatttattttaagaacttgttcgatgtttaaaattaaacaaagtttaattttttaatttatatttatttaatgatcatCTCTTAACCTAAGACaggaaacatttataaaatagcagctaatcacaataatataatcataacatttacaaaactcttaagtttattgttttaaactGCTTACATCGCCTCTTTATATCCAAGCGCCGTTATCCAAAACAGGATTCACTATTTGTACCTTAAACAATGTGGTAGCGTTCAGattctaattttgttttaagaacgataaactaatttaagaattcaaatttagaaaagTATTTTTCTGAATGAAAAAGGTCTAGTAATTAAATTAGGTATTTGTGAATtactttattgatatacattttttttttattatagaatgacAAGTGTTTGTTCACAACAAAACACGATAACATGTTTCTAAAATAGCCCAACGTTCAGCTTGGCAATGTATTTGTTTGCTAACGACTTTAAAATGCGTTTAATTTCTTCACTCGGCTTAAAGCTGGCTCATTAACCTCCGATAATACGCTAGATGTGGCACTGTAATGACGCGCGGGAATGTTACAGTTTATAATACACAACTTTGATACAGATTAGCAATGCTTaatgttctaaataaaaataagaaaaagtataaatataaactttttcaaataaatgcgTAAGTATTCTTAATTGATTTATGCAGCAGTATTTTTacgtagaaaatatatttcacccTTTATTGATcgcaaaaatagttttttactaAACAAGCAaccgtaaattttaataaaagacaaaaGACGTCGCACTTTATTCAGTCACTCGGAATAGACGTATAATTTGCAGTTATTGTTATTCTACAATGCGTGACtaacatttttagtattaaagtTCTTTGTGAAGCACTCCTTAGTCATCGACATTATCGTTTACCCGAATAAATTAGGTAAGGATAGCAATTACTAAAACCCATTCCTATGTGCAGAGCTTTAGACAACTATTATGAATTAGTGAAGTTTATGAGTaaagcgatttaaaaaaaaatgcaatatatttttttaatttccttccTTTttggatataataataaaaatcgacttacgtcataatattagtaagttatTTAAAGTGTATTGTTACACGATGATATTAGGTCATGacaaactaaaactaaaatagtgtgacttaagacttttttattaatttgtttattacattcatacaaacaaatagGTTCCCCTCATACAttgcaaaacatatttatttgtctcAACATAAACTATTGttcaactataaataaaaacaatgatatttttcaataaaattacgcGTACAAATTGCAACGGCTTGTTCTAAAAGAGGcgataattaaactataaaacataAGTATAAATTACTTGAAACGATAACCTCTCTGTtttgtaaattatgaaataataaaaaatctactcgtaatacataattatgtgcgttttacaatatgtttttaaaagtacatttgGTTTCTGTTTTAACAACTAGTGAACATGATCTGGGACACGTATTCAAGAAAGCAACTCGATAGCAACTTTGGCTTTATATTTGTCCTACTCTTTCATAAGGACGGCGTTATTGAGTGAAAGGGATGATGTTATCGCGTTTTGAAATTGCTaccaagttttgtttttttgaatAGCGTAGTTTTGAAAAGTTCGttcgacatatttttttagtgaaataccGGAAGCTACCCGGCGGCAAAGTCATACAAGcacttaaatttacaatatacaattattatcaacataCAAACtccatacaaaaaaagaaacaactacattacattacaatagtGAAGAAAACATCTAAACGCACTACCGTCGGGTACGTGACTCGAAAAACCGGTTAATCCGTATAAAATGGCCGATATAGAAAaggaatcaattttaataagcaCATTATTTATACACAGCGTTAATTCCAAAAAAGTTGGATGGGGAAACTAGCACAGAATACAAATACGACATACAGGCTAGGCTAATATCACAGGAGGTACTGGGAACGGTGCGTCCCACTCCGCCACCCTTTTCGCCCCCACTTCCCCCACTGCACTCCCTGCCCTTCTCCAGGTATTTACTATTCAGAGGGGGCGAAACGGGCTACTACCAATATATTTTGCgacaattaagattttaataaagtatttcaaCCTCATTCCATTGCACAATGTAGGTACCGACCGAAACGTGAAAATTGCACAATCTAGATTACCATTCCGatacatttttaactaaatcaatcgtctaaaataaattaacaatgacaACACATTTAACATGTATTCGCTAAGTAACGATAAGTACGTAATGATCGCATATCCAAccaattataaatcataatggTAACAAAGCGTAAATTGTGAGATAaggtaacataaaaaagtatataaattaaaacaaactgaTATCGCTTTATAACAGTCGAATGTAAAATCAGACTTATTAAAATGCACGTTTGATCAAACGTTGGGTATTCGGCCCAACGTTTGGCCTTGCAAATCTACACGAGTAAGGTCACTTATGCTCATCTGTTGTCGAGTGTCGACGACGATCACACGTCATCACTTATAaggttttttcttttgttacggGCATATGATACGACGATAATACGTAACATTCGATTGCCCCCTATAAACACCAAGTATTTCTTAATAAGCGTGCCGTCTCACTCATCACAGCGAAGCACACTTGgcttttactttcaaattttatcGGATGCGAAATACTGTTGTAGTTTAAGATTACATATTGTATTTAGAGTAGAGCTCGTGAACGCATATTCTTTGTAcgttatttgttttgaaataaaactatccaaatcactaaaaaaatatctacaaattcTGCGCAACCGTTCCCACATGTTTTGCACTATACCTTAATcacgaatttatttaattatttatagtacaataatgcattaataataattatggctTAAAATCTACAACTCCAATGTTAACCGTTGAACGTCCTCACTGTATTATCTCCTGGTCTGAATTGCAACTCGACGTGTTCGCGAACAAAACACACTGCTGGTCCTCCGATAAAAGAAGTGATCGTCGAACACTAATTGGACCGTGCCCGTCGGCAGCACCTGAGCAACtttcactaaataataaaaacacgttaACAAAGTAAGTACCTCTCTTAAATAACAAAGAATTGGCTAAACGTCAACTGTCCGTTTCGGGGTAACGAGAATTCTATCAATGAGATGTCCAGCGGTCAGGTTGCGAGTTGCGCTCGACCGCGATCCGGAACGCATCGGGCACATTTGGGCGAGTTTGTTCAAAACGCGCCCGGAAACTCGGTCAGCGACTCGAGCGCCTACGGCTCGCGTGAATACTTCACTCGGGGCGCTGGCATCACAGCGAAGAGTGTACGTGCGCAGTGCGGCGCGGTCATGAGTCGAGCACTGTTAGAAGTCCAGGCGGCAAAAGGGCGTCTTGTCGCGAACCATCTTGCATCTGCCGCGCTAATTGTGCGCAGCCAAGGTTCGCATCGCCTAGTTCAGGTATTGCGTCTAAAAGCGCGAGACATTCATCCTCGACAGCACGTCGAGCCTTTTTTCCTATCCATGAGTCATCGCATTCTTCTCTCGCCCGTCGTCTTCTAGCTTCCTTTTCTTTACGAGCTTCTTCACTAAGACGGCAATATGTGTTATTTATGCACACAGAGCGTCTGAGATCTCGTGCAGGGTCCTCGATATTTTCCAATTTCTGCGAGCAAATTTCAATAACTCGCTTGCGCTCCTCGTTGGCGCGGAGTCGTGCAGAGATCATGGAAAGTTTGGGTCTGGCGGCGGCTGGCTCGGTTCGCGACGGACCGAACATGTCGTCCTCAAAAGCGTCCGCAATCTCGGCTCCTCGCGAGCTCTCCCGCTCCTCTTGCGGTGTCATTCtgcaacaattataataaaatataagcatttatttaaataaatcctaaACACGAATtgggtattttaaaataaagtaataaacatataatatacataatcaaataatttgtgtcgaaagatttatttaaaatgtcgttAACCGAACTTGAAACGAAGGCGTCAAAAATGTAAAAGTTGTCGTAtccataaatgtttattaacgtATCGCGGaacgaatttaataataaactgagCCGACGCAAGTACTAGGTCAAAGAACAATGCCTCGATGCCTAAACGGGCCAATAAGATTCGCACTTGATATAATCCATCCGCAATCGTTAtcgtaacataatataaaacgagcaagaaactaagtaaatattctttaagtattaataaggtatctataaatattgttacacCTACCTCGCTGATAATTCAGAggagataataaaaaatcctgACATGTACATCTCCgaacgattaaataattaaaaacaagtaaCACGTCAAATATCACAAAAAGTTCAAAACACAAGCACTGAAAGAGCGCTATTCGTCACTCGTCCTCGGCGGTGAGCAAGTATAAAGGCAACACAAACAAGTGAAACAGAATTAAATTGCGCGAGAGGCGCGC comes from Vanessa tameamea isolate UH-Manoa-2023 chromosome 15, ilVanTame1 primary haplotype, whole genome shotgun sequence and encodes:
- the LOC113399047 gene encoding uncharacterized protein LOC113399047 isoform X1 — translated: MYMSGFFIISSELSARMTPQEERESSRGAEIADAFEDDMFGPSRTEPAAARPKLSMISARLRANEERKRVIEICSQKLENIEDPARDLRRSVCINNTYCRLSEEARKEKEARRRRAREECDDSWIGKKARRAVEDECLALLDAIPELGDANLGCAQLARQMQDGSRQDALLPPGLLTVLDS
- the LOC113399047 gene encoding uncharacterized protein LOC113399047 isoform X2, with protein sequence MTPQEERESSRGAEIADAFEDDMFGPSRTEPAAARPKLSMISARLRANEERKRVIEICSQKLENIEDPARDLRRSVCINNTYCRLSEEARKEKEARRRRAREECDDSWIGKKARRAVEDECLALLDAIPELGDANLGCAQLARQMQDGSRQDALLPPGLLTVLDS